One Oncorhynchus masou masou isolate Uvic2021 chromosome 18, UVic_Omas_1.1, whole genome shotgun sequence DNA window includes the following coding sequences:
- the LOC135505120 gene encoding protein phosphatase 1 regulatory subunit 3C-B-like, with product MNCTRVLHMLNPRPMPGPIMPVDVAMRICLASSPPLRSFLSTYEDCRSRNLVNRYKPLRPCISSKQQLEDSSLGWKSARAKGKKRVVFADSKGMSLTAIHVFKEFEEDPLSDLQFDLSDLANATAGLKVSMEKSFTLDFPQPAADYLDFRNRLKKNQVCLENCILQERSLTGTVKVRNVSFEKSVSIRLTFDSWKTHTDIASTYLNNVYGCLDTDTFAFTVDLPSSVPSQERVEFCICFTTQDQTYWDNNDEKNYKLLHNDTDADQTSNPIIQTTAPVEFKSDGKRPEMEFDQFGSPRTSSGFFPEWQSWGHIENTTPYW from the coding sequence GGTCCTCCACATGTTGAACCCCAGGCCAATGCCAGGTCCCATAATGCCAGTAGATGTAGCCATGAGGATCTGCCTGGCAAGCTCTCCACCCCTCCGCAGCTTCCTCAGCACGTACGAGGACTGCCGATCGCGAAACCTGGTAAACCGTTACAAACCACTGAGGCCATGCATCAGCTCCAAGCAGCAGCTAGAGGACTCCAGCCTGGGATGGAAGAGCGCCAGGGCCAAGGGGAAGAAGCGGGTGGTCTTTGCCGATTCAAAGGGCATGTCCCTAACGGCCATCCACGTGTTCAAGGAGTTTGAGGAGGACCCACTGTCTGACCTGCAATTTGACCTGTCTGACCTGGCCAATGCCACCGCTGGCCTCAAGGTCTCCATGGAGAAAAGTTTTACTCTGGATTTCCCACAGCCCGCTGCAGATTATCTGGACTTCAGGAACCGGCTCAAGAAGAACCAAGTATGTTTGGAAAACTGCATACTCCAGGAACGGTCGCTCACCGGCACTGTGAAAGTCAGGAACGTAAGCTTTGAGAAATCAGTCTCCATCCGGCTAACGTTTGACTCGTGGAAAACCCACACGGACATTGCTAGTACGTACCTAAACAATGTGTACGGTTGTTTGGACACTGACACCTTCGCGTTCACTGTCGACCTGCCAAGTTCTGTGCCCTCACAGGAGCGCGTGGAGTTTTGCATATGCTTCACCACCCAGGATCAGACGTACTGGGACAACAACGATGAGAAGAACTACAAGTTGCTCCACAACGACACAGATGCAGACCAGACCAGCAACCCCatcatccagaccaccgcaccaGTGGAGTTCAAGAGCGACGGCAAGAGGCCGGAGATGGAGTTTGACCAGTTTGGGAGCCCGAGAACGTCCAGTGGATTCTTCCCTGAATGGCAGAGCTGGGGACACATAGAGAATACAACCCCATACTGGTGA